AAAAGGAGGCATCGCATGATACGAACACTGGTTTTGGGACTTTGTTTTGTGTTTAACCTTACCTCTATAGCATGCGCTGATCAATCATTTGCTTATTTGCCAAAAGGGTCCGAACAACAATGGCGGCGTATTGTAAAATCGCTTCCCAACAAGTTTAAAGCATGTCGCCCGTATGAATACGATACCTATGATAATACATTATCCCAAAAAACGGTGGTGAGAAATATCCATTGCCAAACGGGAATATCAATTATTTTACGCGGCAAATATATTCTCGTTCCCTGGCACGTACTCCGGGTAAAAAAGGAATCGATAGAACGTTATCTTAGGCGGTGGAAGGTTTCATTTACTAATGTACGGTTTGGTTCATCAAAGGAGGTATGGACATTGGTTTTGGGAAGCGGAAAAAGTATTAAGCATGGGGCGTTTACGTTGTTGTTCGAGGATGTTTTAACAGATAGTGCTCTTTTGCATATTACCGATCCACTTCCCGGTTCTGATATATTGTCGGTACCTATTACTCGCGTTTCTCCCGGAGACTCCGAAACGTTTTATCTTCCCGGAATGGCGGCAGGATGCGAGCTCCGTACTCATGTGCGAACGGGAAAACGAAATTACATTGAGGTGGACAACTATATAGTACGAGGGATGTATTTTGGGGCAAATATTTCGGTTGAACAAGGCGATAGCGGCGTTCCTTTGTTTGTATATCGGAATAAAAAATTTTATCTTGTGGGTATGGCACTGGGTAAAAAGTGGCATATCAGTTGGTACGGCGATGTATATAATATTGGACGCAAGATAAAAGGTCAGATAGGAACTTCCATCTTGCGTTAAAAATAAATAAGCTCTTAAAGAGAGATGTGCGGGAATAATAATTCCCGTTTTTTTATACATTCTTGACTTTTTTATATGCGTACGTATAATCGAATTAGCACTCTCATAGTTTGAGTGCTAATTAGAAGGGTAAAAGCATTATTAGTCAATAAATATAATATGAATCTACAACCTACGGAAGACCGTATTATTGTGGAAGTGCTTCCGCGCGAAACAAAAACAGCGTCCGGGCTTTATCTTCCCGATACGGCAAAAGATGAAGAAACACTCCGCGGCACTGTTATTGCGGTGGGGGAGGGTCGTAAAAATGATGCCGGAACAGTAATTCCTTTGGTGCGTAAAGTGGGAGAGATGGTTTTATTTACAAAATCGTTTAACTCAAATCAAGTAAAGGAGGGGGAAAAGGAATACGTCGTTATTCGTGAAGGCGATATTATCGCTGTAATCAAGTAGGTGATAGGGTTTATGTTGTTTTTCGGGACATGCGTGTTTCCGGCTATCTAATACCTAATATCTAATATTAAGAAATATGGCTAAACAAATAATTTTTAATGAAGAGGCGCGTCACGCGCTTAAGCGGGGTGTGGATACTCTTGCTGATGCCGTAAAAATTACTCTGGGTCCCAAAGGGCGGAATGTTGTTCTTGATAAGGGGTATGGTGCGCCTACCATTACCAATGATGGCGTTACTATTGCAAAAGAAATAGAGTTGGAAGACAGAATAGAAAATATGGGTGCGGAAATTATAAAAGAAGTTGCTACTAAAACAAACGATGTTGCAGGAGACGGTACAACAACAGCAACGCTTCTTGCGCAATCAATCATAACCGAAGGTCTTCAGAATATAACGGCGGGTGCATCCCCGGTGGGTATACGTCGCGGTATAGAGAAAGCCGCCGAAGCAATTGTGCAGAAAATAAAAAAACTCGCAACACCAATCTCCACCGACAAAAAGGATGACATTATGCAGGTCGCTACAATTTCTGCAAAAGATAAACATATAGGGATCAAAATAGCGGAAGTTATTATGGAAGTGGGAAAAGATGGCGTAGTGACGGTTGAGCAATCTCAAGCATTTGGTGTGGAGCATGAGATTGTAGGTGGTATGCAGTTTGATCGCGGATATGTATCTCCCTACATGCTCACCAATACGGATCGCATGGAGGCATCCTACGAAAATCCTCACATTCTTATAACGGATGGCAAGATTTCTTCTATGCAGGACATTTTGCCGTTCTTGGAAAAAATGGCAAAGGCCGGTATGAAAGATCTTGTTATTATCGCGGATGATCTGGAGGGAGAAGCTCTTGCTACGCTGGTAGTGAATAAATTACGCGGCGCGTTTAATACTCTTGCAGTAAAAGCGCCCGGCTATGGGGATCGTAAAAAAGATACCTTACAGGATATTGCTGTTGTTACCGGAGCTACTGTTGTTTCTAGTGATACGGGGCTTAAGCTAGAGAACGCTGAATTAGATGTGTTGGGAAGCGCAAAGAGGGTTGTTTCTACAAAAGATAGCACAACTATCATAGACGGTAAGGGAGAGAAAGCGGATCTTGATAAGCGTATCACGGAAATAAAAATGCAGGCGGAACATACGACATCCGATTATGATAAGGAAAAATTGCATGAACGCGTGGCGAAACTTTCCGGCGGAGTTGCCGTTATTCGTGTGGGAGCGGCCACCGAAGTGGAGCAAAAAGAAAAACAGCATCGTATTGAAGACGCCGTGTCTGCTACAAAAGCGGCAATTGAGGAGGGAATTGTGCCGGGAGGAGGAGTGGCACTCATTCGTTGTATTCCCGAACTTCATGATCTGAAGGGAGAAAATAAAGATGAAGATATCGGTATTGATATCGTTAAGCGCGCCATCAGAAAACCGCTTATGCAAATTGCCGAAAATGCGGGTGATTCCGGTGAAGTTGTAGTGCGTGAAGTTGAAAAAGAAAGAGGAAACGTGGGCTACAATGCCGCTACGGGAAGATATGAAGATTTAGTTGCAGTCGGTATCATAGATCCGGCAAAGGTAACTCGAAGTGCGGTGCAAAATGCCGCATCCGCCGCAGCTATGCTTCTTACTACGGAAGTGGTAGTGGCGGAACTGCCTAAGAAAGACGAGCCCGCAATGCCCGCCGGAGGCGGTATGGGAGGCGGCATGGGAATGATGTAAGCGGAGTATAGATTTTCAGTTGATAAAATGACAGAAGAAAAAAGAACCTCGAAATAATTCTAGGTTCTTTTTTCTTGAAATTTTTTGTATATAGGCATAATATAAGCATATAAAAACTAGCATAAAAAAATGAATATTGGTCTTATTGTCATTATAGTTTTGGGAGTTGTAGTGCTTTGGGTTATCATTGCTTATAATGGTCTGGTGCGGCTCCGTAATCGTGCAAAAGAGGCATTTTCTGATATAGAAGTACAGTTAAAGCGTCGATTTGATCTTATCCCGAATTTGGTGGAAACCGTAAAAGGATATGCGGCACACGAGTCGGGTGTGTTTGAAAAAGTAACGGAAGCCCGCGCTCGGGTGGCGCAGGGCGGAACGGTTGCTGAACGGGCCGAATCAGAAAATATGCTTTCCGGCACGTTAAAGACATTATTCGCCGTTTCCGAAAATTATCCGGATTTAAAGGCGAATGCGAATTTCTTAGAGCTCCAGCGCGAACTTTCCGACACCGAAGATAAAATTCAGGCATCTCGCCGATTTTACAACACCAATGTGCGGGACCTAAACACCCGCATCGAAACATTTCCTACCAATCTTCTTGCCGCCCCATTCGGATTTACCAAAATGGAATTCTTTGAAGTGGAACGCGCAGAAGAAAAGGAGCCGGTTAAGGTTGATTTTTAGATTTAATCACCAAAAGTATAAATTTGAAATTACCGGATGGCTACCCTTTATACGCATCAATCATCTAATATTCGAAAAACATGGCTTTTGTTCACCGTGTTTTTTATCGTGGTGATTGCGCTCGGATGGGTGTTTACGGAGGCGTATGGCGATCCATCCATTCTGATTATCGCGGTGGTATTCAGCATAATGATGAGCATTGCCAGCTTTTGGTATTCGGATACTATTATTCTTCGCATGACGCATGCACGTCCCGTCACTAAAGAGTCTGCGCGAGAACTGTATAATATTGTTGAAAATCTTAGTATAACGGCAGGTCTCCCCGTGCCAAAAATTTATATTATAGATGAACCCGCTCCCAATGCGTTTGCCACAGGGCGGAATGCGGAACGGGCGGTAGTAGCGGTAACAACGGGCCTTCTCGACAAACTTGACAGATCGGAATTAGAAGGCGTGCTTGCGCATGAACTGTCCCACATTGGAAACCGCGACATGCTGGTGTCTACCGTTTCCGTTATTCTTGTAGGATTTATAGCGCTTATCTCCGATTTCTTCTTACGCTCTATGTTTTGGCGTAACATCGGCGGGGGAGACCGTGATCGCGGGCAGGCAGGAGTCATTCTTATGCTTGCCGGTATTGTTCTTGCAATCCTCTCACCTATAATAGCCTCTTTAATGCAACTTGCCATTTCGCGCAAGCGAGAGTTTTTAGCGGATGCATCGGGGGCGCTTCTGACGCGTTATCCGGACGGCCTTGCCCGCGCGTTAGAGAAGATCTCTCGCGACAATACGCCGCTTAAAGCGTCTAATAACGCGCTCAACCATCTTTGGCTCGCCGATCCGGAGAAAAAGCGCGGCCGGCATTGGTTCGCGAGCCTCTTTATGACGCACCCGCCGATTGAAGAACGCATCCGCCGCCTCCGACTTCACGAGGTTAAACCTCGTGAAAAGAATC
This genomic interval from Candidatus Ryanbacteria bacterium CG10_big_fil_rev_8_21_14_0_10_43_42 contains the following:
- a CDS encoding co-chaperone GroES; its protein translation is MNLQPTEDRIIVEVLPRETKTASGLYLPDTAKDEETLRGTVIAVGEGRKNDAGTVIPLVRKVGEMVLFTKSFNSNQVKEGEKEYVVIREGDIIAVIK
- the groL gene encoding chaperonin GroEL, translating into MAKQIIFNEEARHALKRGVDTLADAVKITLGPKGRNVVLDKGYGAPTITNDGVTIAKEIELEDRIENMGAEIIKEVATKTNDVAGDGTTTATLLAQSIITEGLQNITAGASPVGIRRGIEKAAEAIVQKIKKLATPISTDKKDDIMQVATISAKDKHIGIKIAEVIMEVGKDGVVTVEQSQAFGVEHEIVGGMQFDRGYVSPYMLTNTDRMEASYENPHILITDGKISSMQDILPFLEKMAKAGMKDLVIIADDLEGEALATLVVNKLRGAFNTLAVKAPGYGDRKKDTLQDIAVVTGATVVSSDTGLKLENAELDVLGSAKRVVSTKDSTTIIDGKGEKADLDKRITEIKMQAEHTTSDYDKEKLHERVAKLSGGVAVIRVGAATEVEQKEKQHRIEDAVSATKAAIEEGIVPGGGVALIRCIPELHDLKGENKDEDIGIDIVKRAIRKPLMQIAENAGDSGEVVVREVEKERGNVGYNAATGRYEDLVAVGIIDPAKVTRSAVQNAASAAAMLLTTEVVVAELPKKDEPAMPAGGGMGGGMGMM
- a CDS encoding zinc metalloprotease HtpX — protein: MATLYTHQSSNIRKTWLLFTVFFIVVIALGWVFTEAYGDPSILIIAVVFSIMMSIASFWYSDTIILRMTHARPVTKESARELYNIVENLSITAGLPVPKIYIIDEPAPNAFATGRNAERAVVAVTTGLLDKLDRSELEGVLAHELSHIGNRDMLVSTVSVILVGFIALISDFFLRSMFWRNIGGGDRDRGQAGVILMLAGIVLAILSPIIASLMQLAISRKREFLADASGALLTRYPDGLARALEKISRDNTPLKASNNALNHLWLADPEKKRGRHWFASLFMTHPPIEERIRRLRLHEVKPREKNQ